A window of Variovorax sp. HW608 genomic DNA:
CGGAAGGCATGCTCATCCTGGTCCCCAAAAAATTCTTGGCAGCCGAGCATGCCGAGCCATGAGATTTTCTCTCGCCTCCTCAGATTTGTTCGATTGCTCGCCTGGAGGGCCGAAAACAGAATTCCATCAGCGAATCGAGAAGAGCTGAGAGGGCAGCAACGCCGGTGGACGTACAGGGATGAGATTTTCTGGCGCTTGAATGAACCGCAGGAGCTGCACTTTTCGCGAAATGACAGAAGACCCCCCGTTGTTGAACTCATGAAAGCAGCCCCCTTCGACTACGTCCGCGCGGAGTCTCTCGAACATGCGCTTGATTGTCTAAGCCAATACGGCATGGATGCCAAGGCAATCGCCGGAGGCCAGAGCCTGGTGCCCATGATGGCGATGCGCCTTGCTCGTCCCACGGTGCTTCTCGACATCTATCGGCTGCCCGAATTGCAGCAAGTGAGCATCGACGCCGACAGGGTCCGCATGGGCGCAACGATCCGCCAGCGGACGGTGGAACACGGGACCGAACTTCACGACGCGCTGCCTCTGGTGCGGGACGCTCTGCGATGGGTGGGTCACATCCAGACGCGCAATCGCGGGACTGTGGGGGGCAGCCTGGTCCACGCCGATCCCTCGGCCGAATTGCCGCTCGCTGCAACGGTCCTCGATGCGACGCTGCGCCTTCAGAGCCAGGCCGATGGCGAGCGGCAGATTTCCGCGCAGGAGTTCTTCCTCGGCCCCATGTTCACGGCGACCGGTGAAACCGAATGCCTGGTTGAGATCGAGTGGCCGGTATGGCAAGGCAGTGTTTTCACCGCCTTTGACGAGACCTCGATGCGTCACGGCGATTTCGCCATGGCCTCTGCGGCCTGCCAGCTCGAGTTGGACGCGAACGGCATCTGCCGGCGTGCGGCCTTCGGTGTAGGTGGCGTGGATGGCACG
This region includes:
- a CDS encoding FAD binding domain-containing protein, whose amino-acid sequence is MNEPQELHFSRNDRRPPVVELMKAAPFDYVRAESLEHALDCLSQYGMDAKAIAGGQSLVPMMAMRLARPTVLLDIYRLPELQQVSIDADRVRMGATIRQRTVEHGTELHDALPLVRDALRWVGHIQTRNRGTVGGSLVHADPSAELPLAATVLDATLRLQSQADGERQISAQEFFLGPMFTATGETECLVEIEWPVWQGSVFTAFDETSMRHGDFAMASAACQLELDANGICRRAAFGVGGVDGTPRAFPELAQQLVGYRIDSGMAEEISQAALQQTEPGSDLHANADYRRHLGVVMLTRVLLKAAQAHRASPEFQR